The Flavobacterium piscisymbiosum genome includes a region encoding these proteins:
- a CDS encoding NADH-quinone oxidoreductase subunit N, which yields MNTLIAITGLGIFCLLFEILNLRKAIVPITIIGLLGVLALNYYEFGSTASYYNNMITVSKFSTTFSSLFIILTIFLVALSHNFYENHPTKISDFVAIKIFLLAGGVAMVSFGNLAMFFLGIEILSIALYVLAASERLNLKSNEAGMKYFLMGSFASGIILFGICLIYGAMGSFDVAEIHDSSLSAELPIWFPIGMILMIIGMLFKVAAVPFHFWAPDVYEGSPALTTALMSTLAKVVAIATLYKLVSALNFVPSLDNQDLLGTFETIVVIISIASMTVGNIMALRQVNVKRMLAFSGISHAGFMLMTLLTVATSAGVLLYYTAAYALAGIAAFSVILYVCKNQDNEDITNFHGLGKTNPLLAAILTGSLLSMAGIPIFSGFFAKLFLFNQTIEAGYIALVIVAVINSIISVGYYFKLILAMYSKEPNQERTGKPFLIYAVAVISITLNIVLGLFPSLVLDLLN from the coding sequence ATGAATACATTAATAGCTATAACAGGATTGGGTATTTTCTGCCTATTGTTTGAAATTCTTAATTTAAGAAAGGCCATCGTTCCTATAACCATTATTGGTTTATTGGGTGTTTTGGCACTTAACTATTACGAATTTGGATCAACAGCAAGTTACTATAATAATATGATTACGGTGAGCAAGTTCTCTACTACGTTTTCATCATTGTTTATTATTCTAACTATTTTCTTAGTAGCATTAAGTCATAATTTTTACGAAAATCATCCAACGAAAATCTCCGATTTTGTGGCGATAAAAATCTTTTTATTGGCTGGAGGAGTTGCTATGGTTTCTTTTGGAAACTTAGCGATGTTTTTCTTAGGAATCGAAATTTTATCAATTGCACTTTATGTATTGGCAGCAAGCGAGAGATTAAATCTAAAAAGCAACGAAGCTGGTATGAAATACTTTTTGATGGGATCTTTTGCATCAGGAATTATCTTATTCGGAATTTGTTTGATTTACGGAGCAATGGGAAGTTTTGATGTTGCAGAAATTCATGACAGTTCTTTATCTGCTGAGTTACCAATCTGGTTTCCAATTGGAATGATTTTAATGATTATTGGTATGTTGTTTAAAGTTGCTGCAGTTCCTTTTCACTTCTGGGCTCCGGATGTTTACGAAGGTTCACCTGCTTTAACTACTGCGTTAATGAGTACTTTGGCAAAAGTAGTAGCGATTGCAACTCTTTATAAATTGGTTTCGGCATTAAACTTTGTTCCGTCTCTTGACAATCAGGATCTTTTGGGAACATTTGAAACCATCGTAGTGATCATTTCAATTGCTTCTATGACTGTTGGTAATATAATGGCATTACGCCAGGTAAATGTAAAACGTATGTTGGCATTCTCAGGAATTTCGCATGCAGGTTTTATGTTGATGACTTTATTAACCGTTGCAACATCAGCAGGTGTTTTATTATATTATACAGCTGCTTATGCATTGGCAGGAATTGCTGCTTTTAGCGTAATCTTATATGTTTGCAAAAATCAGGACAATGAAGATATTACGAATTTTCATGGTTTAGGAAAAACAAATCCATTGTTAGCGGCAATCCTTACAGGTTCATTATTATCGATGGCCGGTATTCCTATTTTCTCCGGATTCTTCGCTAAATTATTTTTATTCAATCAAACTATTGAGGCGGGATATATTGCTTTAGTAATCGTTGCTGTTATCAACTCTATTATTAGTGTTGGTTATTATTTCAAATTAATATTGGCCATGTACTCTAAAGAACCAAACCAGGAACGTACCGGAAAACCATTCCTTATTTATGCAGTTGCTGTAATTTCGATTACTTTAAATATTGTTTTAGGTTTGTTTCCTTCATTAGTTTTAGATTTATTGAACTAA
- the nuoK gene encoding NADH-quinone oxidoreductase subunit NuoK, which produces MGNILNQIGIENYIFLSVVLFCIGIFGVLYRRNAIIVFMSIEIMLNAVNLLFVAFSTYHQDSQGQVFVFFSMAVAAAEVAVGLAILVSIFRNLGSISIDNLKNLKG; this is translated from the coding sequence ATGGGTAATATATTAAATCAAATAGGTATTGAAAACTACATCTTTTTAAGTGTTGTACTTTTCTGTATTGGTATTTTTGGTGTATTGTACAGACGAAATGCTATTATCGTTTTCATGTCTATCGAAATCATGTTGAATGCTGTTAACCTTTTATTTGTTGCTTTTTCAACTTATCATCAAGATTCTCAAGGACAAGTCTTTGTATTCTTCTCGATGGCAGTTGCTGCGGCAGAAGTTGCAGTTGGATTGGCTATTTTAGTTTCGATCTTTAGAAATTTAGGTTCGATTAGTATCGATAATTTAAAAAATTTAAAAGGATAA
- the amaB gene encoding L-piperidine-6-carboxylate dehydrogenase, which translates to MTTIASQFGMNEALEKLGIKLINEGTSTGIQNFSSGEILDSFSPVDGKLIASVKMSTPEDYEKVMRSATEAFKTFRLIPAPQRGEIVRQFGQKLRENKEALGKLVSYEMGKSLQEGYGEVQEMIDICDFAVGLSRQLHGLTMHSERPGHRMYEQYHSLGVVGIISAFNFPVAVWSWNTALAWISGDVCVWKPSEKTPLCGIACQNIIAQVIKENNLPEGISCLINGDYKIGELMTADTRIPLVSATGSTRMGKIVAQAVAGRLGKSLLELGGNNAIIVTPDADIKMTVIGAVFGAVGTAGQRCTSTRRLIIHESIYDKVKDALVAAYKQLRIGNPLDENNHVGPLIDTHAVEAYAIALNKVVAEGGKILVEGGVLSGEGYESGCYVKPAIAEAQNSYAIVQHETFAPVLYLIKYSGDVDNAIEIQNGVGQGLSSAIMTNNLREAERFLSVVGSDCGIANVNIGTSGAEIGGAFGGEKETGGGRESGSDAWKIYMRRQTNTINYTTSLPLAQGIKFDL; encoded by the coding sequence ATGACAACAATAGCATCACAATTTGGAATGAATGAGGCTCTGGAAAAATTGGGCATCAAACTGATCAATGAAGGAACATCAACAGGAATACAAAACTTTTCTTCAGGAGAAATTCTGGACAGTTTTTCACCAGTAGACGGGAAATTAATTGCTTCAGTAAAAATGTCAACACCTGAGGATTACGAAAAGGTAATGCGGTCAGCGACAGAAGCTTTTAAAACTTTCCGTTTGATTCCTGCGCCACAACGTGGAGAAATTGTTCGTCAGTTTGGGCAAAAGTTACGTGAAAATAAAGAAGCTCTTGGTAAATTGGTTTCCTACGAAATGGGGAAATCTTTGCAGGAAGGATATGGTGAAGTGCAGGAAATGATCGATATCTGTGATTTTGCAGTTGGTTTATCTCGTCAATTACACGGATTAACAATGCATTCTGAAAGACCAGGACATCGTATGTACGAACAATATCATTCATTGGGAGTTGTGGGAATTATTTCAGCATTCAACTTTCCGGTTGCTGTTTGGTCGTGGAATACTGCTTTAGCGTGGATTTCTGGTGATGTTTGCGTTTGGAAACCTTCTGAAAAAACACCTCTTTGCGGAATTGCCTGTCAAAATATTATTGCTCAGGTTATTAAGGAAAATAATCTTCCTGAAGGAATTTCTTGTTTGATAAACGGCGATTATAAAATAGGAGAATTAATGACGGCTGATACTCGTATTCCGTTAGTTTCTGCTACTGGTTCTACTAGAATGGGAAAAATAGTTGCACAAGCTGTTGCGGGACGTTTAGGTAAATCATTATTAGAACTTGGAGGGAATAATGCGATCATTGTTACTCCGGATGCTGATATTAAAATGACTGTTATTGGTGCTGTTTTTGGTGCGGTAGGAACTGCCGGACAACGCTGTACATCTACACGTCGCTTAATCATTCACGAAAGTATTTATGATAAAGTAAAAGATGCTTTGGTAGCAGCTTACAAACAATTACGAATAGGAAATCCGCTTGATGAAAACAATCACGTTGGACCGCTAATTGACACACATGCAGTTGAAGCTTATGCTATAGCTTTGAATAAAGTAGTTGCCGAAGGTGGAAAAATTTTAGTGGAAGGAGGAGTACTTTCAGGTGAAGGTTATGAAAGTGGCTGTTATGTAAAACCGGCAATTGCCGAAGCTCAAAATTCATACGCCATTGTACAACACGAAACATTTGCTCCGGTTTTATATTTAATTAAATATTCTGGAGATGTTGATAATGCAATCGAAATTCAAAATGGAGTAGGACAAGGATTATCCTCTGCGATTATGACGAATAATTTACGTGAAGCCGAAAGATTTTTATCAGTTGTAGGTTCAGATTGCGGAATTGCAAACGTAAACATCGGAACTTCGGGAGCTGAAATTGGAGGTGCTTTTGGTGGAGAAAAAGAAACCGGAGGCGGGCGTGAATCAGGATCTGATGCCTGGAAAATCTATATGCGCCGTCAAACTAATACAATTAATTATACAACGAGTTTACCTTTGGCACAAGGAATTAAATTTGATTTGTAA
- a CDS encoding Bax inhibitor-1/YccA family protein has protein sequence MNFNSKNPFLSNKRFSSNAVSKAEEVHQAQIIDYNQEMTLSGTINKTAILFLILCGSAMVTWWMAFNGMNALLPAIGGAIIGFILVLVSVFKPHLSPYLAPGYALFEGLFIGGISAIFEAMYPGIVINAVSATLVTFLVCLGLYKFKIVKVTEQFKSVVIAATLAIATYYLISWIASLIFNFTPVHYGNGMMSIGISVFVIIIAALNLFLDFDQIEKGVQERMPKFMEWYGAMGLMITLVWLYIEFLRLLSKLSSKD, from the coding sequence ATGAACTTCAACTCAAAAAATCCATTTTTAAGCAACAAGCGTTTTTCATCAAATGCTGTTTCAAAAGCTGAAGAAGTACACCAAGCTCAAATTATTGATTACAATCAGGAAATGACTTTGTCAGGTACTATCAATAAAACAGCTATTTTATTTTTAATATTATGCGGATCTGCAATGGTAACATGGTGGATGGCATTTAACGGAATGAACGCATTATTACCTGCAATTGGCGGAGCAATAATAGGTTTTATTTTGGTTTTAGTATCAGTATTCAAACCTCACCTTTCTCCATATCTGGCTCCGGGTTATGCCTTATTTGAAGGATTATTTATTGGAGGTATTTCTGCAATCTTCGAAGCTATGTATCCTGGAATTGTAATTAATGCTGTTAGCGCAACATTAGTAACATTCTTAGTTTGTTTGGGTTTATATAAATTTAAAATTGTAAAAGTTACCGAACAATTTAAGTCAGTAGTGATTGCTGCTACATTAGCAATTGCAACTTATTACTTAATTTCATGGATAGCATCTTTAATCTTCAATTTCACTCCTGTACATTACGGAAACGGAATGATGAGTATTGGAATTAGTGTTTTTGTTATCATTATCGCTGCTTTGAACTTATTTTTAGATTTTGATCAAATTGAAAAAGGAGTTCAGGAAAGAATGCCAAAATTCATGGAATGGTATGGCGCTATGGGATTAATGATCACTTTAGTTTGGTTATACATCGAATTCTTAAGATTATTATCGAAATTGTCAAGTAAAGATTAA
- a CDS encoding complex I subunit 4 family protein, translating to MNVSLILIILLIGAFVTYFAGDKLASKVALFFSLAALGCSIVLLNHFYAGENISLINTWITKPNISFALNADGLGIAMLLLTAALTPIIIFSSFGNEYKNAKGFYALILFMAFAMTGTFLAADGLLYYIFWELALIPIYFIALIWGNGDAEERRKAVVKFFIYTLAGSLFMLIAFIYLYQKAGSFLIEDLYKLNLSASEQLWIFLAFFLAYAIKIPIIPFHTWQANVYQKAPTVGTMLLSGIMLKMGLYSVIRWQLPIAPLAAKEYMNIFIALGIAGVIYGSIVALRQRDLKKLLAYSSLAHVGLIAAGTYTLTIDGLRGAVLQMIAHGFVVVGLFFAGEVIFRRFETREIGELGGIRTQSPKFTSMFLILVLASVALPGTFNFVGEFTVLYSLSQINIWFAILGGTTIILGAYYMLKMFQNVMLGETNTKTFADVSVNEGISFVVIIAVLILFGFYPKPITDLITPSLETILNVINKN from the coding sequence ATGAACGTTTCTCTTATATTAATTATTCTTCTAATTGGTGCATTTGTCACTTATTTTGCTGGCGACAAACTAGCATCAAAAGTAGCTTTGTTCTTTAGTTTGGCGGCTTTAGGTTGTTCAATTGTATTGCTAAATCATTTTTATGCAGGCGAAAATATCAGTTTAATCAACACCTGGATTACTAAACCTAATATTTCATTTGCTTTAAATGCTGATGGATTAGGAATTGCAATGCTTTTGTTAACTGCTGCTTTGACTCCAATTATTATATTCTCTTCTTTTGGGAATGAATATAAAAATGCAAAAGGTTTTTACGCTTTAATCTTATTTATGGCTTTTGCTATGACAGGAACTTTCCTTGCAGCAGATGGTCTATTATATTATATTTTCTGGGAATTAGCTCTTATACCTATTTACTTTATTGCTCTTATTTGGGGTAATGGTGATGCTGAAGAACGTAGAAAAGCAGTGGTTAAATTCTTTATTTATACACTTGCAGGTTCATTGTTCATGTTAATTGCTTTTATCTATTTATATCAAAAAGCAGGAAGCTTCTTAATCGAAGATTTGTACAAATTAAATCTATCGGCTAGTGAACAACTTTGGATATTCTTAGCTTTCTTTTTAGCGTATGCGATTAAAATTCCAATTATTCCTTTCCATACATGGCAGGCAAACGTTTACCAAAAAGCACCAACTGTTGGAACAATGCTTTTATCTGGTATCATGCTAAAAATGGGATTATACAGTGTTATTCGTTGGCAATTGCCAATTGCACCATTGGCTGCAAAAGAATACATGAATATTTTCATTGCTTTAGGAATTGCCGGAGTAATTTACGGATCGATTGTAGCTTTAAGACAAAGAGATTTAAAGAAATTATTGGCTTATTCTTCTCTTGCACACGTTGGATTAATTGCTGCAGGAACTTACACTTTAACCATTGATGGTTTACGCGGAGCTGTTTTACAAATGATTGCTCACGGGTTTGTTGTAGTAGGATTGTTCTTTGCTGGTGAAGTTATCTTTAGAAGATTCGAAACCAGAGAAATTGGTGAATTGGGCGGTATTCGTACTCAATCTCCAAAATTTACTTCTATGTTTTTAATTTTGGTATTGGCTTCTGTAGCTTTACCAGGAACTTTTAATTTCGTTGGAGAGTTTACTGTTTTGTATAGTCTTTCTCAAATTAATATTTGGTTTGCTATTTTGGGTGGAACCACTATTATTTTAGGAGCTTATTATATGCTTAAAATGTTTCAAAATGTAATGTTAGGAGAAACAAATACTAAAACTTTTGCAGATGTTTCTGTTAATGAAGGAATTTCATTCGTAGTAATTATTGCGGTTTTAATATTATTCGGATTTTATCCAAAACCAATTACAGACTTGATTACACCAAGTTTAGAAACTATTCTAAACGTTATCAATAAAAATTAA
- a CDS encoding NADH-quinone oxidoreductase subunit J family protein: MIHIPDFAHATTVQIIFCFLAFITVITAFLTIFSRNPIHSAIYLVICFFSIAGHYLLLNAQFLAIVHIIVYSGAIMILFLFTIMLMNLNEQREVHRPRITRLGAIVSFCLICVVLIAIFINSKPIVEYDPSNGEDFQSIQVLGKILLNEYMVPFEFASILLLVAMIGTVLLSKKEKLNK, encoded by the coding sequence ATGATACATATTCCTGATTTTGCACACGCAACAACTGTACAAATTATATTTTGTTTCTTAGCGTTTATTACGGTGATTACCGCATTCTTGACCATTTTTAGCAGAAACCCAATTCACAGTGCTATCTATTTAGTAATTTGTTTTTTCTCGATTGCCGGCCACTATTTATTATTAAATGCTCAGTTTTTGGCTATTGTACATATTATAGTCTACTCCGGAGCAATCATGATTTTATTCCTGTTTACGATAATGTTGATGAACCTGAACGAACAACGGGAAGTACATAGACCAAGAATTACACGTTTGGGCGCTATTGTTTCTTTTTGTTTGATTTGTGTTGTATTAATTGCAATTTTCATCAACTCTAAGCCAATTGTTGAGTACGACCCATCTAATGGAGAAGATTTCCAATCAATTCAAGTACTTGGTAAAATATTATTAAACGAATATATGGTACCATTTGAATTCGCTTCAATCTTGCTTTTAGTGGCCATGATTGGAACTGTGTTATTGTCTAAAAAAGAAAAATTAAATAAATAA
- the nuoL gene encoding NADH-quinone oxidoreductase subunit L — translation MDTNLALLLVLSPFLGFLINVFFGKSLGKTVSGIIGTAAVAISFVVSLLLFNQITSTGKGIEVTLFDWIQISNLKINLGFLLDQLSVLWLLFVTGIGSLIHLYSISYMHDDENMHKFFSYLNLFVFFMITLVIGSNLLVLFIGWEGVGLCSYLLIGFWHKNQDYNDAAKKAFIINRIGDLGLLIGMFILGSMFSTLDYATLKTAIAGATNLNVPLLSLAALCLFIGACGKSAQIPLYTWLPDAMAGPTPVSALIHAATMVTAGIFMITRLNFIFDLAPDVQTVIAVIGAITSLVAATIGLVQTDIKKVLAYSTVSQLGLMFLALGFGAYEVAVFHVITHAFFKACLFLGSGSVIHGLHGEQDMRKMGGLRKAMPITFWTMLISSLAISGVPFFSGFFSKDEILLTAFHHSIPLYVVGSIASIMTAFYMFRLMFLTFFKEFRGTEEQKHHLHESGSLITIPLIILAILATFGGLISLPGNSWLNEYLAPLFTKVAGEEHHLGTTEYTLMGVAVLGGLLGILIAYIKYFKQDNVPEADENITGLTKVLYNKYYVDEAYDAVFVRSINGLSRFFRDYIETGLSALVFGLGKVTNELAFQGKKLQNGSIGLYLFAFVLGLCAIVSYIFLAK, via the coding sequence ATGGATACCAATTTAGCTTTACTTTTAGTTTTATCTCCTTTTTTAGGATTTTTAATCAATGTTTTCTTTGGCAAGAGCTTGGGGAAAACAGTTTCAGGAATCATTGGGACTGCTGCTGTAGCAATTTCTTTTGTGGTTTCTCTTTTACTTTTTAATCAAATAACTTCAACTGGAAAAGGAATTGAAGTGACTTTATTTGATTGGATTCAAATTAGCAACTTAAAAATCAATCTTGGATTTTTATTAGATCAATTATCTGTTCTTTGGTTACTTTTTGTAACGGGAATTGGATCTTTGATTCACTTATACTCTATCAGTTACATGCATGATGACGAGAACATGCACAAATTCTTCTCTTACTTGAATTTGTTCGTTTTCTTTATGATTACGCTTGTAATTGGAAGTAACTTATTAGTTTTATTTATTGGTTGGGAAGGTGTTGGACTTTGTTCGTACTTACTAATTGGATTCTGGCATAAAAACCAGGATTACAATGATGCTGCGAAAAAAGCTTTCATCATTAACAGAATTGGAGATTTAGGTCTTTTGATCGGAATGTTTATTCTTGGTTCGATGTTCTCGACTTTAGATTATGCAACTCTAAAAACTGCAATTGCCGGAGCAACAAACTTAAATGTACCGTTACTTTCGTTAGCTGCTTTATGTTTATTCATTGGAGCTTGTGGTAAATCGGCACAAATTCCATTATATACCTGGTTACCTGATGCGATGGCTGGACCAACTCCGGTTTCGGCATTGATTCACGCTGCAACAATGGTTACGGCTGGTATCTTTATGATCACCAGATTAAACTTTATTTTTGATCTAGCACCAGATGTTCAAACTGTTATTGCTGTTATTGGAGCTATCACTTCATTAGTTGCTGCAACAATTGGTTTAGTTCAGACAGATATTAAAAAAGTACTGGCCTACTCTACTGTTTCTCAGTTAGGTTTAATGTTTTTAGCTTTAGGATTTGGTGCGTATGAAGTAGCGGTTTTCCACGTAATTACTCATGCTTTCTTTAAAGCTTGTTTGTTCTTAGGATCAGGTTCTGTTATTCACGGTTTACACGGAGAACAGGATATGCGTAAAATGGGTGGTTTGCGTAAAGCAATGCCAATCACTTTCTGGACTATGTTGATTTCTTCATTGGCAATCTCAGGAGTTCCATTTTTCTCAGGTTTCTTTTCTAAAGATGAAATTTTGTTAACGGCTTTCCACCACAGTATTCCATTATACGTTGTAGGATCGATTGCTTCAATCATGACAGCTTTCTATATGTTCAGATTAATGTTCCTTACTTTCTTTAAAGAATTTAGAGGAACTGAAGAACAAAAACATCATTTACATGAAAGTGGTTCATTAATTACTATCCCGCTTATCATTTTAGCAATCTTAGCTACTTTTGGCGGACTTATCAGTTTACCTGGAAATAGCTGGCTGAATGAATATTTAGCTCCACTTTTCACGAAAGTGGCAGGAGAAGAACATCATTTAGGTACAACAGAATACACTTTGATGGGAGTTGCTGTTTTAGGTGGATTATTAGGTATTTTAATTGCTTACATTAAATACTTTAAACAAGATAATGTTCCGGAAGCAGATGAAAACATTACAGGTTTAACCAAAGTTTTATACAACAAATATTATGTAGACGAAGCTTACGACGCTGTATTTGTTCGCTCTATTAACGGATTATCAAGATTTTTCAGAGACTATATAGAGACCGGTTTATCTGCTCTTGTTTTTGGATTAGGAAAAGTAACTAACGAATTAGCTTTTCAAGGCAAAAAATTACAAAACGGAAGTATCGGATTATATCTTTTTGCATTTGTTTTGGGGCTTTGCGCCATTGTTTCCTATATATTTTTAGCTAAATAA
- a CDS encoding T9SS type A sorting domain-containing protein, producing MKKNLLILTLFLVSIQTWAQQVQINEASGWLESVFVKWQPISNAQTYNVYYTGNGFVDKKIDDQLIRSYGSYFRADIPGLKAGTYTVKVKPVISGTEGTGSTTSTLTVLAHDRNGFAFDGGRVPGGYNADGTPKAGAVILYITQNTKNTISMDITGASSNPCVGLQNILYAIKKGKDTRPFIIRLIGNITDMTVMEGGDVVIENSNNASSYLTLEGVGTDAVANGWGVRLKSASNIEISNIGVMNCNSTAGDNIGMQQDNDHVWVHNCDLFYGNAGSDADQIKGDGALDNKTSTYITLAYNHFWDSGKASLLGLSEGTTSGLYITYHHNWFDHSDSRHPRVRYYSAHIYNNYFDGVSKYGSGSTLGSSLFVEGNYYRNSKYPMLTSLQGSDIWDEANQVNNAGTMGTFSGEAGGSIKAFNNTFDADIATNNMRFVAYGDTNPLYNISGKISSTTDFDAYVATSRGEVVSSNVKSKSGANTYNNFDTNAAFYVKNLVIDQPAVAKTKTTQYAGRVSGGDLKWTFDNSVDDKSSLVITALKSALTNYTGSLVAVQGEGTPPANPQTLTSTTNNNQTISSGTAIGAIVFTWGGSATDATVTGLPASGISFVKNTTAKTITITGTPTATLSYSIATVGTGTAATGSGTITVSATSGQTLASTANKNQTVASGTAIASIVFTWGGSATDATVTGLPASGISFVKNISAKTITITGTPTATVSYSIATVGTGTAATGSGTITVTTNNPGNNQIHNFTTSGKTSSFYTITGNMNSTPGSVTYSGLTLTERLKIESSTTITYSTTSASTLTLVFDSNFTGTVKIDNVSYTASAGIVTASVASGSHTIAKGSVANLFYISTEYAGSTLRAASFDATQTVEIAKPVLYPNPVTNSLSITSASQNIEKVLIYNISGMLIKTADKNLENIDVSYLVPGTYLVKIYTTDGSFNQTILKK from the coding sequence ATGAAAAAAAACCTACTTATCCTGACGCTCTTTCTTGTCAGTATTCAAACTTGGGCACAACAAGTTCAAATTAACGAAGCTTCTGGCTGGTTAGAATCTGTTTTTGTAAAATGGCAACCTATAAGTAATGCCCAAACGTATAATGTTTACTACACAGGGAATGGTTTCGTTGACAAAAAAATAGACGATCAGCTTATAAGAAGTTACGGCTCCTATTTTCGTGCAGACATTCCGGGTCTAAAAGCAGGAACATATACTGTAAAAGTAAAACCCGTAATATCTGGAACTGAAGGAACTGGTTCTACAACAAGTACTCTAACTGTTTTAGCACATGATCGTAATGGTTTTGCATTTGACGGAGGACGCGTTCCTGGCGGTTACAATGCTGATGGAACGCCAAAAGCAGGCGCGGTAATTCTTTACATTACTCAAAACACTAAAAATACGATATCAATGGATATTACGGGCGCAAGTTCTAATCCGTGTGTTGGCTTACAAAATATTTTATATGCAATTAAAAAAGGAAAGGATACACGTCCGTTTATTATTCGATTGATCGGAAATATTACTGATATGACTGTAATGGAAGGCGGCGATGTTGTGATCGAAAACTCAAACAACGCTTCCAGCTATCTTACTCTTGAAGGAGTTGGAACCGATGCTGTTGCAAATGGTTGGGGCGTACGCCTTAAATCTGCCTCTAATATTGAAATTAGCAATATTGGCGTTATGAATTGCAATAGTACTGCCGGTGATAATATTGGGATGCAGCAAGATAATGATCACGTTTGGGTTCATAATTGCGATTTATTTTATGGAAATGCAGGCAGCGATGCTGATCAAATAAAAGGAGATGGGGCATTAGACAATAAAACTTCAACTTATATTACACTGGCTTACAATCACTTTTGGGATAGCGGTAAAGCAAGTCTTTTAGGTTTAAGCGAAGGTACGACAAGCGGTTTGTATATTACTTATCATCATAACTGGTTTGATCATTCTGACTCACGTCATCCACGCGTTCGTTATTATTCGGCACACATTTATAACAATTATTTTGATGGAGTTTCAAAATACGGATCAGGCTCTACTTTAGGCTCTTCTTTATTTGTTGAAGGAAATTATTATAGAAATAGTAAATACCCAATGCTGACCTCTTTACAGGGAAGTGATATCTGGGACGAAGCCAATCAGGTAAATAATGCCGGAACTATGGGAACTTTTTCAGGCGAAGCAGGAGGTTCAATCAAAGCATTCAACAACACTTTCGACGCTGATATTGCCACAAACAATATGCGTTTTGTTGCTTATGGTGATACGAATCCTTTATACAACATTTCAGGAAAAATAAGCTCTACAACAGACTTTGATGCTTATGTAGCAACATCAAGAGGAGAAGTAGTGAGCAGTAACGTAAAATCTAAATCTGGAGCAAATACTTATAATAACTTTGATACCAACGCAGCTTTTTATGTAAAAAACTTAGTAATAGATCAACCTGCAGTTGCAAAAACAAAAACAACACAATACGCAGGAAGAGTTTCCGGAGGAGATCTTAAATGGACTTTTGACAATAGTGTAGATGATAAATCGTCGCTGGTAATTACAGCATTGAAATCTGCACTTACTAATTATACGGGATCATTAGTAGCTGTACAAGGCGAAGGAACTCCGCCAGCAAACCCGCAAACCCTTACTTCGACAACAAACAATAATCAAACCATATCAAGCGGAACAGCTATAGGTGCTATTGTTTTTACCTGGGGAGGAAGCGCAACAGATGCAACAGTAACCGGATTACCGGCATCGGGAATTAGTTTTGTAAAAAATACAACCGCTAAAACCATTACTATTACAGGAACTCCTACAGCTACGTTATCTTATTCTATTGCCACAGTAGGAACAGGAACAGCTGCAACAGGATCAGGTACAATTACGGTTTCGGCAACAAGTGGTCAAACCCTTGCTTCTACAGCTAATAAAAACCAAACTGTCGCAAGCGGAACAGCCATTGCTTCGATTGTTTTTACCTGGGGAGGCAGCGCAACAGATGCAACAGTAACCGGATTACCTGCATCCGGGATTAGTTTTGTAAAAAATATATCGGCAAAAACGATCACTATTACCGGTACACCAACAGCAACTGTATCATATTCAATCGCTACAGTGGGGACAGGAACAGCCGCTACGGGATCAGGAACAATTACGGTAACAACAAATAATCCAGGTAATAATCAAATTCACAATTTTACTACTTCTGGAAAAACAAGTTCATTCTACACCATTACCGGAAACATGAATTCTACACCTGGGTCTGTAACCTATAGTGGATTAACATTGACTGAACGCTTAAAAATTGAATCTAGTACAACGATTACTTACTCCACAACAAGTGCTTCAACATTGACCTTGGTTTTTGATTCGAATTTTACAGGAACAGTTAAAATAGACAATGTTTCTTATACCGCTTCCGCAGGAATCGTTACAGCTTCAGTTGCTTCCGGTTCGCACACCATCGCAAAAGGATCTGTTGCCAACTTATTCTATATAAGCACGGAATATGCGGGAAGTACTTTACGTGCAGCAAGTTTTGACGCAACACAAACAGTAGAAATTGCAAAACCGGTATTATATCCTAATCCTGTTACCAATTCATTATCAATTACAAGTGCTTCTCAAAATATAGAGAAAGTTTTGATCTATAATATTTCAGGTATGCTGATAAAAACAGCTGATAAAAACCTGGAGAATATAGATGTTAGTTATCTGGTTCCTGGAACTTATTTAGTAAAAATATATACTACAGATGGTTCATTTAATCAAACTATTTTGAAGAAATAA